A single window of Colletotrichum higginsianum IMI 349063 chromosome 8, whole genome shotgun sequence DNA harbors:
- a CDS encoding LysM domain-containing protein — MQSLRYKIENDCDPTSDLLDHGLNMFPATHIVDRYLYAYEVSCYKNRDTGDFCDYILGQWRNQTDDAPHDCDDCVLGPMEIEVNSEIGHTEDRSAEFQSAISSCGKTGYTYIEPSIHSSTSAASAEPTIAAAHWSAHRMSSNCASTYHVQEGDTCESISADQNVSTKGLIEGNDVLNGWCSGLVAGQDLCMPEQCKVHFVEPDDSCESLADKYGATPKDLAEWNPLMYIQCDDFVYSKPTYICVGKPEKSAQVPWSQKQLHIPRFDD, encoded by the exons ATGCAGAGTCTACGATACAAGATCGAAAATGACTGCGACCCAACTAGCGACCTTCTCGACCACGGTCTGAACATGTTTCCAG CAACACACATTGTGGACCGGTATCTTTATGCCTACGAAGTGTCCTGTTATAAGAACAG AGACACGGGAGACTTCTGCGACTACATCCTGGGTCAATGGCGAAACCAGACTGATGATGCTCCTCACGACTGCGATGACTGCGTCCTTGGACCCATGGAAATTGAAGTCAATTCGGAAATCGGCCACACCGAAGACCGGTCTGCCGAGTTCCAGTCGGCCATTTCGAGCTGCGGCAAGACAGGTTACACCTACATCGAACCGTCCATCCACAGCTCGACatccgcggcgtcggcagaACCTACCATAGCGGCCGCACACTGGTCCGCCCACCGCATGTCGTCCAACTGCGCCTCTACATACCACGTGCAAGAAGGCGACACCTGCGAGAGCATCTCGGCTGACCAGAATGTTTCAACCAAGGGCCTAATAGAGGGAAATGATGTCCTCAACGGCTGGTGCAGTGGCCTCGTAGCTGGCCAAGACCTATGCATGCCCGAGCAGTGCAAGGTTCACTTCGTGGAACCCGATGACTCGTGCGAGTCCCTTGCCGACAAGTACGGAGCCACGCCAAAGGACCTGGCGGAATGGAACCCTCTGATGTATATTCAATGCGACGACTTCGTGTACTCCAAACCGACTTACATCTGCGTCGG TAAGCCCGAAAAGAGTGCTCAAGTCCCCTGGTCCCAGAAGCAACTCCACATTCCGCGCTTCGACGATTAG
- a CDS encoding Duf895 domain membrane protein, giving the protein MASTRLAQIYRSCLFQIIIVGLVAFCEPGIWTALNNLGAGGNASPFLNNAANALTYGLMSVGCFIAGGVTNKITAKWTLVIGAAFYTPYAAGLYCNNRYGNEWFLLLGAGFCGIGASLLWASEAAIAVGYPEAEKRGRYVGIWMGIRQMGPLVGGAISLALNIKTSQKGKVTYTTYLGLVAISSLGAPLALLLSQPQKVVRTDGTKIPYMRKTNFGIEARAIWKQLKNKYMLLLIPVFLAGQFGTTYQGNYLTTYFTVRSRALASFLTAVVGASANIITGAILDMKRFERPAKSKAVYLIVLTFVTAAWTWNAVIETRLSSMAEPPSFDLGDGAFFNSAFTVYMFFKFFYEMLKTYIYWLMAEIKGAQGDGDIARTTGILRSWESIGSTIAYAVGATHWPNRNQMILGFSLWAVTIPFTLLAVFGDWNQAGGDGAAEVADETESDLERVAVQGKRDAA; this is encoded by the exons ATGGCTTCTACTCGCCTGGCCCAGATCTACCGGTCATGCCTCTTCCAGATCATTATCGTCGGGCTCGTGGCATTTTGCGAGCCCGGCATCTGGACGGCTCTGAACAACCTCGGGGCCGGAGGGAACGCGTCG CCGTTCCTGAacaacgccgccaacgcgCTCACGTACGGGCTCATGTCAGTGGGCTgcttcatcgccggcggcgtcacgAACAAGATCACTGCCAAATGgaccctcgtcatcggcgcgGCGTTCTACACGCCCTACGCGGCGGGCCTGTACTGCAACAACCGCTACGGGAACGAGTGGTTCCTGCTGCTCGGGGCCGGGTTCTGCGGTATCGGAGCATCGCTCTTGTGGGCGAGTGAGGcggccatcgccgtcggctACCCGGAGGCAGAGAAGAGAGGCCG ATATGTGGGGATCTGGATGGGCATCCGTCAGATGGGTCCGCTCGTGGGCGGTGCCATTTCTCTGGCGTTGAACATCAAGACATCCCAGAAGGGCAAGGTCACCTATACGACGTACTtgggcctcgtcgccatctcctcgcTCGGAGCCCCTTTGGCCCTGCTGCTATCGCAGCCTCAGAAGGTCGTCAGGACCGACGGCACCAAGATCCCGTACATGCGCAAGACCAACTTCGGCATCGAGGCGCGCGCGATCTGGAAGCAGCTGAAGAACAAGTACATGCTGCTGCTCATCCCCGTCTTCCTGGCCGGGCAGTTCGGCACGACATACCAGGGAAATTACCTCACGA CGTACTTCACGGTCCGATCCAGGGCCCTGGCGTCGTTCCTcacggccgtcgtcggcgcctccgccaacatcatcaccggcgcGATCTTGGACATGAAGCGGTTCGAGCGGCCGGCCAAGTCCAAGGCCGTGTACCTCATCGTGCTGACCTTCGTgacggcggcctggacgtggaacgccgtcatcgagacgCGGCTCTCGTCCATGGCGGAGCCGCCGTCgttcgacctcggcgacggcgccttcttcaacTCGGCCTTTACGGTGTACATGTTCTTCAAGTTCTTCTACGAGATGCTGAAGACGTACATCTACTGGCTCATGGCGGAGATCAAGGGCGCGCAGGGGGATGGCGACATCGCGCGCACGACGGGCATCCTGCGGTCGTGGGAGAGCATCGGCAGCACGATCGCGTACGCGGTGGGGGCGACGCACTGGCCGAACAGGAACCAGATGATCCTCGGCTTCTCGCTGTGGGCCGTGACGATCCCGTTCACGCTGCTCGCCGTGTTCGGCGACTGGAACCAGGCCGGCGGGGACGGtgcggccgaggtcgcggaCGAGACGGAGAGCGACCTCGAGAGGGTGGCGGTGCAGGGTAAGAGGGATGCGGCGTGA
- a CDS encoding Zinc-binding dehydrogenase, with protein MAQDPPTEMRRWQVASPGAFIRDLALVTVPTPAASSLKANQVLVQVIAAGINPADYKFPDLGLVAKAIISFPRCPGMDFAGRAVAVGSAITDIAPGDVVVGRLDPMSAQGSLSEYAIANRDGIASIPAGAASVDLEQAAALGTAALTAYQTIVPYVKAGDKVFINGGSGGTGTYGIQIAKAIGCHVTVSCSTAKADLCRSLGADDVIDYKTADVVADLRARGKVFAVVVDNVGNSPPNLYKASDDFLLPEGHFKFVGGAVSLAQAKSLVPGLLLPAFLGGAKHKFEVFVTKNSHEDLARIAAWVAEGKVRTVVDSTFEFEDAVKAYEKLKQGSAAGKIIVRVAKKA; from the coding sequence ATGGCCCAGGATCCCCCCACCGAGATGCGCCGCTGGCAGGTCGCCTCCCCCGGCGCCTTCATCCGggacctcgccctcgtcaccgtcccgacgcccgccgcctcctcacTCAAGGCCAACCAGGTCCTCGTCCAAGTCATCGCTGCGGGCATCAACCCGGCCGACTACAAGTTCCcggacctcggcctcgtcgccaaggccatcatcTCCTTCCCCAGGTGCCCCGGCATGGACTtcgccggccgcgccgtcgccgtgggCTCCGCCATCACCGACATCGCCCCGGgagacgtcgtcgtcggccgcctcgacccGATGTCCGCCCAGGGCTCGCTGAGCGAGtacgccatcgccaaccgcgacggcatcgcctccatccccgccggcgccgcctcggtcgacctcgagcaggccgccgccctcggcaccgccgccctcacCGCCTACCAGACTATTGTCCCCtacgtcaaggccggcgacaaggtcttcatcaacggcggctccggcggcaccggcacctACGGCATCCAGATCGCAAAGGCCATCGGCTGCCACGTCACCGTCTCGTGCTCcacggccaaggccgaccTGTGCCGttccctcggcgccgacgacgtcatCGACTACAAGacggccgacgtcgtcgccgacctgCGCGCCCGCGGCAAggtcttcgccgtcgtcgtcgacaacgtCGGCAACTCGCCGCCGAACCTGTACAAGGCCTCCGACGACTTCCTCCTGCCCGAGGGCCACTTCAagttcgtcggcggcgccgtctcgCTCGCGCAGGCCAAGAGCCTCGTGccgggcctgctgctgcccgcgttcctcggcggcgcgaaGCACAAGTTCGAGGTGTTCGTCACCAAGAACTCGCACGAGGACCTGGCGCGGATCGCCGCCTGGGTGGCCGAGGGCAAGGTCCGGACCGTCGTCGACTCGACCTTTGAGTTtgaggacgccgtcaaggcctACGAGAAGCTCAAGCAGGGATCGGCCGCCGGCAAGATTATCGTGCGCGTCGCGAAGAAGGCCTGA